From Synoicihabitans lomoniglobus, the proteins below share one genomic window:
- a CDS encoding transposase, which yields MPTGPQRQTARLLLGRVSAPGAVYFVTMCTSKRAQVLTLAHNLSSVRSTLADTFSHDNSLHAACVMPDHVHLLFTLGKRLTVGQVMGKFKASVRRRSDKLWTWQRNGFEHRLRETESEADYAFYIFMNPYRAHLVPITTAWSGWLCEDPLRYRFLAGLKPDGTPPPEWLNYDKSIAAKIDRSS from the coding sequence ATGCCGACCGGTCCTCAGCGGCAAACTGCCCGCCTTTTGCTCGGCCGTGTTTCGGCTCCGGGCGCGGTGTATTTTGTGACCATGTGCACCAGCAAGCGCGCTCAGGTGCTCACCCTCGCCCATAACCTCTCCTCCGTGCGTTCCACATTGGCCGATACGTTCAGCCACGACAACTCATTGCACGCCGCCTGTGTGATGCCCGACCACGTTCATCTCCTGTTCACTTTGGGCAAGCGCCTCACTGTCGGCCAGGTGATGGGCAAATTTAAGGCATCCGTCCGCCGCCGCTCCGACAAACTGTGGACGTGGCAACGCAACGGTTTCGAACACCGACTGAGAGAAACCGAAAGCGAAGCGGACTACGCGTTCTACATTTTCATGAATCCTTACCGAGCGCACCTCGTTCCTATTACTACTGCGTGGTCTGGATGGTTATGCGAGGACCCCCTGCGCTATCGATTCCTCGCCGGTTTGAAACCAGACGGCACGCCCCCGCCGGAATGGCTCAACTACGATAAATCAATCGCCGCCAAAATCGACCGCTCTTCGTAG
- a CDS encoding DoxX family protein produces the protein MKKYLGLNLIPLNADLGLLLYRVAFSFVMIRYHGWGKLTGWQDDSAGLPNWFSLAGAKAEFHTFPNYLGISSELSYVIVAWSETFGCILIALGLVTRLQSLVLFSVMMVAWIFHHHMGFRAPHGGETAFLFAFAYLTLFLAGPGKYSLDRKLGIGRS, from the coding sequence ATGAAAAAATACCTCGGCCTGAATCTCATCCCGCTCAACGCCGACCTCGGTCTGCTGCTATACCGCGTCGCTTTTTCCTTTGTGATGATCCGTTACCACGGCTGGGGAAAGCTCACCGGCTGGCAGGATGATTCCGCTGGATTGCCCAACTGGTTTTCCCTCGCGGGGGCCAAGGCGGAGTTTCACACGTTCCCCAACTACCTCGGGATTTCGAGCGAGTTGAGTTACGTTATCGTTGCGTGGTCGGAGACATTTGGCTGCATCCTGATTGCGCTCGGTCTGGTCACGCGGCTGCAGTCGTTGGTCTTGTTTTCCGTGATGATGGTGGCGTGGATTTTCCATCACCACATGGGCTTCCGTGCCCCGCACGGTGGCGAGACGGCCTTCCTGTTCGCGTTCGCCTACCTCACGTTGTTCCTGGCCGGCCCCGGCAAATACTCGCTCGACCGCAAACTCGGCATCGGCCGGAGCTGA
- a CDS encoding PadR family transcriptional regulator: MAKTDLLQGTLDMLILKSLQLEPMHGFGISVRIRQISSEVLRVEQGSLYPALYRLEEQGWITSDWGISENNRKAKFYEITKLGRKQLERETANWARLSLAINTVLGAKLEDLG, translated from the coding sequence ATGGCCAAAACTGACCTCCTGCAAGGCACGCTCGACATGCTCATCCTCAAATCGCTCCAGCTGGAGCCGATGCACGGGTTCGGCATCAGCGTGCGCATTCGCCAAATTTCTTCCGAGGTGCTCCGTGTCGAGCAGGGGTCGCTCTACCCGGCTTTGTATAGGCTGGAGGAGCAAGGTTGGATCACGTCCGACTGGGGCATCTCGGAAAACAATCGCAAGGCCAAGTTCTACGAGATCACGAAGCTTGGCCGCAAACAACTCGAGCGCGAAACCGCCAACTGGGCTCGCCTCTCCCTCGCCATCAATACCGTCCTTGGTGCCAAGTTGGAGGACCTCGGATGA
- a CDS encoding ABC transporter permease produces MSRGTGFGQRIKRALFRRRFERDMAAEMQAHIELETARRIAAGEAPVTAQRRAAADFGSVDAHQEHVRDGRFAAWFDETFRQTRHAWRGLRKSPVFTLIAVGTIAIAIGAGTAVFSLVNAILLRPLPVPAPSELRVLHWSGTDVRMRSINRTFSRTVGDVTELESVNHPTFAALREGASGVAEVLGYFPLRELTAQSDHNAFASTGMMVSDNFFTGLEVQSLLGRTLLPGDEATGAPLAVISHGVWQTQFDGDPNVLGKVLRMHGVPHEIVGVLPPEFEGIRPGQSTGVYIPLIEGSPFLYVGFGDDWHWFIRLLARVRPGVSDAELTSRLGPVFASFTDGYMTDPRIVAHDGTSGLGFDRETYRTPLQLMLGITALVMVVACANLAGLSLARGAARQHELAVRHALGAGRRRLMGQAFCESAVLAGTGGAGGVLLAWWMQGALSKLLAGTGEGLHYALPLDGRVLAFALASAGLTALLAGILPAWRAGGTDPLHSLRSRGAIGEPRLRLGRALIVAQICLSLVVLAGAGLGLRSLLNLQRIDPGFATDGTLLFRLNPASAGYDDSARMAYYDRVQVALDALPGVQHAGLMQFRPLTDEVSVGGVELTSLADPPIAGGYTYRQMVNARYFDVMDIPVVAGRAIAASDTADAPKVVVVNETFVRRYLAGRDPLGHTLAMWDAEWRIVGVCADTVFDDVKAEPPPASYYPAAQRFYGRFAATAVASASFAVRSHSSADALAPLIRRTVAAIDPAVPVMDVTTQAALLAQNLGRERMIAVLGSALAALALVLCGIGLYGLIAYDVTRRRGEIAIRMAIGAQRADVARPIVGQALLLAGIGVVIGLPVMFGATRLIQSQLHGIAPHDPVTLVTVVVALVGVSTLAALAPAWKATRIDPITALRNE; encoded by the coding sequence ATGAGTCGCGGAACGGGGTTCGGGCAGCGCATCAAACGCGCCCTTTTCCGCCGACGCTTTGAACGCGACATGGCGGCGGAAATGCAGGCTCATATCGAACTCGAAACCGCCCGCCGCATCGCCGCCGGCGAAGCCCCCGTCACCGCCCAGCGTCGCGCCGCCGCCGACTTCGGCTCCGTCGACGCGCACCAGGAGCACGTTCGCGACGGCCGTTTCGCAGCGTGGTTCGATGAAACTTTTCGCCAAACCCGCCACGCGTGGCGGGGGCTGCGCAAGTCACCCGTGTTTACGCTTATCGCGGTGGGCACCATCGCCATCGCCATTGGTGCGGGAACGGCCGTGTTCTCTCTCGTCAACGCCATCCTGCTGCGGCCTCTTCCCGTGCCGGCACCGTCCGAATTACGGGTGTTGCACTGGAGCGGCACCGACGTGCGCATGCGCTCCATCAATCGCACGTTCTCGCGCACCGTTGGCGATGTCACCGAACTCGAATCGGTCAATCATCCCACTTTCGCCGCCTTGCGTGAAGGTGCGTCCGGAGTCGCCGAGGTATTGGGCTATTTCCCTTTGCGCGAACTCACCGCTCAATCCGACCACAACGCCTTCGCGTCCACCGGCATGATGGTGTCGGATAATTTTTTCACCGGCTTGGAGGTGCAATCCCTGCTCGGTCGCACGCTGCTCCCCGGCGACGAGGCCACCGGCGCTCCGCTCGCCGTCATCAGTCATGGCGTGTGGCAGACCCAATTTGATGGCGATCCGAACGTCTTGGGAAAAGTGCTCCGCATGCACGGCGTCCCTCACGAAATTGTCGGGGTGCTGCCGCCGGAGTTTGAAGGCATTCGTCCGGGTCAATCCACCGGCGTTTATATCCCGCTGATCGAAGGCTCCCCTTTCCTGTATGTAGGATTTGGTGACGACTGGCACTGGTTCATCCGCCTGCTCGCCCGGGTGCGACCCGGGGTGAGCGACGCCGAGTTGACGAGCCGTCTCGGCCCCGTCTTCGCGTCGTTCACGGACGGCTACATGACCGACCCGCGCATCGTGGCCCACGACGGCACGAGCGGACTCGGGTTTGACCGCGAGACCTACCGGACGCCATTGCAACTCATGCTCGGCATCACCGCTCTGGTCATGGTGGTGGCCTGCGCCAACCTCGCCGGGCTTTCGCTCGCTCGCGGTGCGGCCCGCCAACACGAGCTCGCCGTCCGTCATGCCTTGGGCGCCGGACGACGACGACTGATGGGGCAAGCTTTCTGCGAGAGCGCGGTTTTGGCTGGAACCGGCGGGGCTGGAGGCGTGCTGCTCGCATGGTGGATGCAGGGCGCCTTGTCGAAGTTGTTGGCGGGAACGGGAGAGGGTTTACACTATGCCCTCCCGCTCGACGGACGCGTGCTCGCCTTCGCTCTCGCGTCGGCCGGGCTCACTGCCTTGCTCGCCGGCATCCTGCCCGCCTGGCGCGCCGGCGGCACCGATCCCTTGCACAGTCTGCGCTCCCGCGGAGCCATCGGTGAGCCGCGCTTGCGCCTCGGTCGCGCTTTGATTGTCGCTCAGATCTGCCTGTCCCTTGTCGTTCTTGCCGGCGCCGGCCTGGGCCTACGCAGTCTGCTCAACCTGCAACGCATCGATCCGGGCTTCGCCACCGATGGCACGCTGCTCTTCCGTCTCAATCCGGCCAGCGCCGGCTACGACGACTCCGCCCGGATGGCTTACTACGATCGTGTGCAGGTGGCGCTTGATGCTCTGCCCGGCGTGCAGCACGCGGGTCTTATGCAGTTCCGCCCGCTGACCGATGAGGTCTCGGTCGGCGGAGTTGAACTCACATCCTTGGCCGATCCTCCCATCGCGGGCGGTTATACTTATCGGCAGATGGTCAACGCCCGCTACTTCGACGTGATGGACATCCCCGTGGTGGCCGGTCGCGCCATCGCGGCGAGCGACACCGCCGACGCGCCCAAGGTTGTGGTAGTGAACGAGACCTTTGTTCGCCGCTACCTCGCGGGGCGCGATCCGCTCGGCCATACCCTCGCTATGTGGGACGCCGAGTGGCGTATCGTCGGGGTCTGCGCCGACACGGTTTTCGACGACGTCAAAGCCGAGCCGCCGCCCGCCTCCTACTATCCGGCCGCCCAACGGTTTTATGGCCGCTTCGCCGCGACCGCCGTCGCATCCGCCTCCTTTGCGGTGCGGTCCCATTCGTCGGCGGATGCGCTCGCGCCGCTGATTCGTCGCACCGTCGCCGCCATCGATCCCGCCGTGCCCGTTATGGACGTTACGACCCAAGCCGCGCTGCTTGCACAGAACCTCGGTCGTGAACGCATGATTGCGGTCCTCGGCTCGGCGCTCGCCGCCCTCGCCCTCGTGCTCTGCGGCATTGGTCTCTACGGTCTCATCGCCTACGACGTCACCCGGCGTCGTGGGGAGATCGCCATTCGTATGGCCATCGGTGCCCAACGCGCCGACGTCGCCCGCCCCATCGTGGGGCAGGCGCTCCTCTTGGCCGGCATCGGCGTGGTCATCGGACTCCCGGTCATGTTCGGCGCGACGCGTCTGATTCAAAGCCAACTGCATGGCATCGCCCCGCACGACCCGGTAACGCTCGTTACGGTGGTCGTGGCTCTGGTCGGCGTTTCCACCCTGGCTGCGCTCGCGCCCGCTTGGAAGGCCACCCGGATCGACCCCATCACCGCCCTCCGGAACGAATAA
- a CDS encoding potassium channel family protein yields MQVLPPQEDPEDLGPFQFGVLVLSLVLLAGLGAELAFQVPEEIQRLVFYIDTTICGLLFIDFAIRFAKADSKWRFMKWGWFDLLAAVPAIEAFRILRVVRVVRLLIAIRSVRRLYKILWESKTSAGLTGILVFTFLVISFGSTGILIAELDEPEANIQTANDALWWSITTTTTVGYGDKYPVTTSGRIIATFVMIAGIGLFGTLSGVAASIFLGDDKDEPASREAQRLMLEQLKAMQGEIRELREQQPAPASTHKPPAQT; encoded by the coding sequence ATGCAGGTGTTACCTCCCCAAGAAGACCCGGAAGATCTGGGCCCGTTTCAATTCGGTGTATTGGTGCTTTCGCTCGTGTTGCTGGCCGGATTGGGCGCGGAGTTGGCCTTCCAGGTTCCGGAGGAAATCCAACGCCTCGTCTTCTACATTGATACGACAATCTGTGGTCTGCTCTTCATCGATTTCGCCATCCGCTTCGCCAAGGCCGATTCCAAGTGGCGGTTCATGAAGTGGGGCTGGTTTGATCTGTTGGCGGCGGTGCCGGCGATCGAGGCCTTTCGCATTCTGCGCGTGGTGCGCGTCGTGCGCCTGCTCATCGCCATCCGGTCCGTGCGCCGCCTCTACAAGATCCTGTGGGAGAGCAAAACCAGCGCCGGCCTGACCGGCATCCTCGTGTTCACCTTCCTCGTGATTTCGTTTGGCTCCACCGGCATCCTCATCGCCGAGCTCGACGAACCCGAAGCCAACATCCAGACCGCCAACGACGCGCTGTGGTGGAGCATCACCACCACCACGACCGTGGGTTACGGCGACAAATATCCCGTCACCACCTCCGGCCGTATCATCGCAACCTTCGTGATGATCGCGGGCATCGGACTCTTCGGCACCCTCAGCGGTGTCGCCGCCAGTATTTTTCTCGGCGACGACAAGGATGAACCCGCCTCACGCGAAGCCCAACGGTTGATGTTGGAACAGCTGAAAGCCATGCAGGGGGAGATTCGTGAACTACGGGAGCAGCAGCCGGCACCAGCTTCGACGCACAAGCCGCCCGCCCAAACCTGA
- a CDS encoding calcium/sodium antiporter, with translation MPPIVLLIIGLAILTLGAELLVRGASALALKLGLTPLVIGLTVVAFGTSAPELVVSLQAAQRGAAAIAVGNVIGSNLCNLALIMGLCALVKPLTASHAVIRREVPLLIGATLLGGAFLWNDHLGVGEAALLFIGLLFYTGLTLRSAKQDPDQSLGADVPKPISLPLAVVGALGGLGLLLYGSDLFVDGAVTLAREWGWSETVIGLTIVAIGTSLPELAISVVAVSKGEHDVAVGNLVGSSLFNILGILGAAGLASGGTAAALQHVDLLVLVVITVAILPLVRTGGRVDRWEGAALVVAYLGYTIWLVRGAG, from the coding sequence ATGCCTCCGATCGTTCTACTCATCATTGGTCTCGCTATTCTCACCCTCGGTGCGGAGTTGCTCGTGCGTGGGGCATCGGCGCTCGCGCTCAAACTCGGTCTCACGCCGTTGGTCATCGGTCTGACGGTCGTCGCGTTTGGCACCAGCGCGCCGGAATTGGTCGTCAGTCTGCAAGCCGCCCAACGCGGGGCCGCGGCCATCGCGGTCGGCAACGTCATCGGCTCCAACTTGTGCAATCTCGCGCTGATCATGGGCCTGTGCGCCTTGGTCAAACCGCTCACCGCCAGCCATGCGGTGATCCGCCGCGAGGTGCCGTTGCTCATCGGCGCGACCCTGCTGGGGGGCGCGTTTTTGTGGAACGACCATCTCGGCGTGGGCGAGGCTGCGTTGCTGTTCATCGGATTGCTCTTTTACACCGGACTCACGTTGCGGTCGGCCAAGCAGGATCCCGATCAATCACTCGGCGCCGACGTGCCCAAACCCATCTCCCTCCCACTCGCCGTCGTGGGCGCGCTCGGTGGTCTCGGTCTGTTGCTCTACGGCTCGGATCTCTTCGTCGACGGGGCCGTGACGCTCGCCCGCGAGTGGGGTTGGAGTGAAACCGTGATCGGCCTCACGATCGTGGCGATCGGCACGAGTCTGCCGGAACTGGCGATCTCAGTCGTCGCGGTCTCGAAGGGCGAACACGATGTGGCGGTCGGTAATCTGGTGGGTTCGAGTTTGTTCAACATCCTCGGTATCCTCGGCGCCGCCGGCTTGGCCAGCGGCGGCACCGCGGCGGCGTTGCAACACGTCGATCTCCTCGTGCTTGTCGTCATCACCGTCGCCATTCTACCACTCGTGCGCACGGGCGGACGCGTCGACCGCTGGGAAGGCGCCGCCCTCGTCGTCGCCTACCTCGGCTACACCATCTGGCTGGTGCGCGGCGCGGGCTGA
- a CDS encoding ABC transporter permease, with amino-acid sequence MSKLSGLRTRLRRAFQRRAMDQQMLDEMKDHLDQETARRIAAGEDPATARRRAAAAFGSVDARVEEVRENRLGSWLEQLWQDLRFAARQLRKSPGFTLVAVATIALGVGANTAIFSGVDAVLLRPLPYPDADRLVRVFETVPKGGGNAVSGGAFVDWYKHQTQFEGLFIAAGEQVDLTGSGAPEKVSAASVSSDFDEVLGLAPVVGRHFTAADDEVGGQNNVVMISESFWQTRFAGSPNAIGQLITLDGVPREIIGVVPHGMWHSRETQLFLPLVLTPNNYRTSFDVHMGRVFGRLKPDASLTSAVTELRAIKSSLDATYPEWMHTWGVGAEPMQDMFAKNPRPFLLMLSAATALVLLIACANVANLLLARSATRQREIALRAALGASSGRIVRQVLTESTLLALIGGGAGLLVAFASIRVLATASADLLPATMVPQLDLRVLGFGLFSSILIGLIFGIFPALRARNPDLNHSLKCGTSNATDGGRSRSQSSLVIAEIALTAVLLVSTGLLVRGMVRTVTADPGITAENVLMFELTPPYSGGYASPTQRIEFIQRVRSELLAVPGAVAVASADDLPFGDSGQGYFISREDAPETRQDRTGRIKYVSHGYFDTLGARIVRGRAISSADNRLEAPDVMVINETMAGQLFGPDTDPLGKLVHAKDQPWEVVGVVSDIRIDSLTTDPQPTFFVPHTEFVWWSGFIVRTQGDPAAMLPALSAAVHHIDPNLPLARVQTLEHAMGEALGPQRLTLNLIGVFAIMALSLAAIGLYGVMAFAVANRRRELSIRVALGAARADIMQLILRHGGRLLLIGLGLGLVAGIGAARVAANLMTNVSATDPLVFIVAALLLAFVTALACYLPARRAAKADPIQALRSD; translated from the coding sequence ATGAGCAAACTCTCCGGCCTCCGCACCCGCCTCCGGCGCGCGTTCCAGCGCCGCGCCATGGACCAACAAATGCTTGATGAAATGAAAGATCATCTCGATCAGGAAACCGCCCGCCGCATCGCCGCCGGCGAAGACCCCGCCACCGCCCGCCGCCGCGCCGCCGCCGCCTTTGGCTCCGTCGACGCCCGCGTCGAAGAGGTGCGTGAAAATCGCCTGGGGTCGTGGTTGGAACAACTTTGGCAGGACCTGCGCTTCGCTGCTCGTCAACTTCGCAAATCTCCCGGCTTCACCCTCGTGGCCGTGGCCACCATTGCCTTGGGGGTCGGAGCGAACACCGCCATCTTCAGCGGAGTCGACGCCGTGCTGCTACGGCCCTTGCCCTATCCCGACGCGGATCGATTGGTCCGCGTGTTTGAGACCGTGCCGAAGGGTGGTGGCAACGCCGTCTCCGGTGGTGCGTTCGTCGACTGGTATAAACATCAAACGCAGTTCGAGGGTCTCTTCATCGCGGCCGGTGAACAGGTCGATTTGACGGGATCCGGTGCACCGGAAAAAGTTTCCGCCGCCTCCGTTTCATCCGATTTTGACGAAGTGCTGGGACTGGCCCCCGTCGTGGGACGACATTTTACGGCGGCCGATGACGAAGTGGGCGGACAGAACAATGTCGTCATGATCAGCGAGTCTTTCTGGCAGACACGATTCGCCGGTTCCCCCAACGCCATCGGGCAACTCATCACCTTGGACGGTGTCCCGCGGGAGATCATTGGTGTCGTGCCCCACGGCATGTGGCATAGCCGGGAGACCCAATTGTTTTTGCCCCTGGTGCTCACCCCCAACAACTACCGAACCTCCTTTGATGTGCACATGGGGCGGGTGTTCGGACGGCTGAAACCGGATGCCTCCCTCACCAGCGCGGTAACAGAACTCCGCGCCATCAAATCAAGTCTCGACGCCACCTACCCCGAATGGATGCACACGTGGGGAGTCGGGGCAGAACCGATGCAGGACATGTTCGCCAAGAACCCCCGGCCGTTTCTGCTCATGCTGTCCGCGGCCACCGCGCTGGTTCTGCTGATCGCTTGCGCCAATGTCGCCAACCTGTTGCTGGCGCGGTCCGCCACCCGTCAACGGGAAATCGCCCTGCGCGCCGCTTTGGGTGCCAGCAGCGGACGCATCGTTCGGCAAGTGCTGACCGAAAGCACGTTGCTCGCCTTGATCGGTGGTGGGGCCGGCCTGCTCGTCGCCTTCGCCAGTATTCGCGTATTGGCCACCGCCAGCGCCGATCTGCTGCCCGCCACCATGGTGCCGCAACTCGACCTGCGCGTGTTGGGATTCGGCCTTTTTTCCAGTATTCTGATCGGACTTATTTTCGGGATCTTCCCCGCGCTGCGGGCGCGGAATCCCGATCTCAATCACAGCCTGAAATGCGGCACCAGCAACGCGACCGATGGCGGTCGATCCCGCAGCCAGTCCAGTCTCGTGATCGCGGAAATCGCCCTTACCGCGGTGCTGCTGGTGAGCACCGGACTGCTTGTGCGCGGCATGGTGCGCACGGTCACCGCCGATCCCGGCATCACCGCGGAAAACGTTTTAATGTTCGAGCTTACCCCTCCCTACTCCGGGGGTTATGCCAGCCCCACCCAACGGATTGAATTTATCCAGCGAGTGCGCTCTGAACTCCTGGCGGTTCCCGGTGCCGTCGCTGTCGCCAGCGCCGACGACCTGCCATTTGGGGACAGTGGCCAGGGTTACTTCATCAGTCGCGAGGATGCCCCGGAAACCCGTCAGGACCGCACCGGCCGGATAAAGTATGTATCCCACGGATACTTCGATACCCTCGGCGCGCGCATCGTGCGTGGACGCGCCATCTCCTCCGCCGACAATCGCCTCGAGGCGCCGGATGTCATGGTCATCAACGAAACCATGGCGGGCCAACTCTTCGGTCCGGATACGGATCCATTGGGCAAACTCGTCCACGCCAAAGACCAACCGTGGGAAGTGGTGGGCGTCGTGTCCGACATCCGTATCGACTCTCTGACTACAGATCCGCAACCCACCTTCTTTGTGCCCCACACGGAATTCGTCTGGTGGTCGGGCTTCATCGTCCGCACCCAGGGAGATCCGGCCGCGATGCTGCCAGCACTTTCCGCCGCCGTGCATCACATCGACCCCAACCTGCCCTTGGCCCGTGTGCAGACGCTCGAACATGCCATGGGCGAAGCGCTCGGTCCGCAACGACTCACGCTCAATCTCATCGGCGTGTTCGCCATCATGGCCCTTTCACTCGCGGCCATCGGGCTCTACGGGGTCATGGCCTTTGCGGTAGCCAACCGTCGTCGGGAACTCTCCATCCGTGTCGCTCTCGGTGCCGCCCGTGCCGACATCATGCAGCTCATCCTCCGCCACGGCGGACGCCTCCTGCTCATCGGCCTGGGTCTCGGCTTGGTCGCCGGTATCGGCGCCGCGCGCGTCGCCGCCAACCTCATGACCAATGTCTCCGCCACCGACCCGCTCGTCTTCATCGTCGCCGCCCTCCTCCTCGCCTTCGTCACCGCCCTCGCCTGTTACCTCCCCGCCCGACGCGCCGCCAAAGCCGACCCCATCCAGGCGCTGCGATCAGACTGA